In Fusobacteria bacterium ZRK30, the DNA window TTATCACATCTCAAAACCATGGGTATGTAGTAGATAAAATGCCAGAAGGTGTGGAGATCACTCAAATAAACTTAAATGATAACTCAGTAGAGGGAATGAAAGATTACAAGAATAAGATAGCATCAGTACAATACCATCCAGAAGCAGCACCAGGACCGGAAGATTCTCAATATGTATTCGATGATTTCATTAAGATGTTGGGATAGAGCAGATAATTAATGGTTATATAAAAGAAAGACAATATACTAGAAAAAAATTAGTAATTACTAATTTAAATATATGGAGGTTAACTCAATGTTAGATAAAAATATAAAGAAAACCCTTGTAATAGGATCAGGACCAATTGTAATAGGACAAGCTGCTGAATTTGATTATTCTGGAACCCAGGCTTGTGAAGCATTGAAGGAAGAGGGAATAGAAGTAGTATTAATAAACTCTAACCCCGCTACCATAATGACAGATAAAAGTGTAGCCGATAGAATATACATAGAACCTATTACATTGGAATTTGTAACTAAGGTAATCATAAAGGAAAAACCAGATTCAATCTTAGTTGGAATGGGTGGACAAACTGCTCTTAATATGGCAGTAGAATTAGAAGACAGTGGAATATTGGCAGAACACAATATAAAGGTATTGGGAACAACTATTGATTCTATCAAAAGAGGAGAAGACAGAGACCTCTTTAGGGATGCTATGAATAAGATAGGGGAACCTACTATAGAGAGTATGATAGTTGAGAACCTAGAAGATGGATTGGAGTTCGCTGCAAAAATAGGATATCCATTAATTGTAAGACCTGCATATACACTAGGTGGTACTGGAGGAGGGATGGCAAATAACCCTCAAGAGTTAGAAGACATCTTATTGAAAGGATTAGTATTATCTCGTGTAGGACAAGTATTAGTTGAAAAATCTATCCTTGGATGGAAAGAAGTAGAATATGAGGTAATGAGAGATATAAATGGAAACAGAATTACAGTATGTAATATGGAAAATATCGACCCAGTTGGAATCCATACAGGAGACAGTATAGTAGTAGCACCATCTCAAACACTATCTGACAAAGAATACCAAATGCTGAGAACATCTGCACTTAATATCATCGATGAGATTGGAATTGTAGGAGGGTGTAATGTACAGTTCGCTCTTAATCCCGATTCATTTGAATATGCAATTATTGAGATCAACCCTAGAGTATCAAGATCATCTGCATTAGCTTCTAAAGCTACTGGTTATCCAATCGCCAGAGTAGCAGCAAAATTATCATTAGGATATACTCTGGATGAAGTAAAAAATGAAGTTACAGGAAAAACATATGCTTGCTTTGAACCGGCACTGGACTATATAGTAGTCAAGATTCCAAAGTGGCCATTTGATAAATTTGAGAAGGCTGACAGAAAATTAGGTACAAAGATGATGGCTACTGGAGAGATTATGGCTATTGGAAATAACTTTGAATCGGCATTTTTAAAAGGTGTGAGATCATTGGAGATCGGACAATACGGTTTAGAGCATAAGGCCTCTACAATTAGATCTATGCAGGAATTAAAGAAAAGGGTAGTGAGCCCAGACGATGAAAGAATATTTGACCTTGCTGAGATGCTGAGACGTGGATATACAAAGACTATGTTACAAAAAATTACCGGGATGGATCCATTCTTTATGGAGAAACTTCAATGGATAGTGAACCAGGAAGAAATTCTAAAGAAAACTAAATTATCTGACCTTACTCCTAAAAATCTTAGAAACTGGAAGAAGAAAGGTTTCTCAGACAGAGCAATGGCAAAATTTATGGGGATTAGTGAAGATGATATAGTCGCTAAAAGAAAAGAGTTAAACGTTATGCCTGTATACAAGATGGTAGATACCTGCGCAGGAGAATTTGAAGCTTCTTCATCTTATTACTACTCAACTTACGATATGCATGATGAAGTAGAGATATCAGACAGAAGAAAAGTTATAGTAATCGGATCAGGGCCTATAAGAATTGGACAGGGAATTGAATTTGACTACTGTACAGTACACACAGTAAAAGCATTACAAAATTTAGATATAGAGACTATTATCATAAACAATAATCCTGAGACTGTTTCTACAGATTTCTCAACTGCCGATAAATTATACTTTGAACCATTGGTATTAGAAGATGTTATGAACATAATTGAAAAAGAGAATCCAGAGGGAGTTATACTCCAATTTGGCGGACAGACTGCTATAAAATTAGCAAATGATCTGGCAGACTTAGGAATTAATATAATCGGTACTTCTGCTGAGATGATAGATGCCGCTGAAGACAGAGAAAGATTTGAAGCTATCTTAGAAAAACTAGATATAAATAGACCAAAGGGAAGAGCTGTTTGGAATACTGAAGACGGTATAGCAGAAGCTGAAAAAGTAAAATATCCGGTGTTGGTAAGACCTTCATATGTACTGGGCGGACAAGGGATGGAGATCTGTTACCTAGAGGAAAACTTAAAAGGTTATTTAGAAGCTTCATTCATTAGAGATCCTAAAAATCCAGTATTAGTAGATAAATACTTAAATGGTGTAGAGATCGAAGTAGATGCAATCTGTGACGGAGAAAACGTTCTTATTCCTGGAATCATGGAACATCTTGAAAGAGCAGGAATTCATTCTGGTGACTCAATTACAGTTTATCCGCAGCAAAATCTATATGAAGGAACAGAAGAAGAGATCTTAGAGATCACTAAAAAATTAGCTAAAGAATTAAATATAGTAGGGATGATGAATATACAATTTATAGCCTATGAAAACAAATTATATATCATAGAAGTAAATCCAAGATCATCTAGAACAGTACCTTATATATCAAAAGTAGCCGGGGTTCCAATGATCGAACTGGCAACAAAAGTAATGCTGGGACAAAAATTGGCTGATCTGCCATATGGTACGGGAATATATAAGAAACCAGATTTAGTAGCAGTAAAGGTACCAGTATTCTCTACAGAAAAACTTGGTGGTGTAGAAGTATCATTAGGACCTGAGATGAAGTCTACAGGAGAAGTACTGGGAATAGGAAATAATATGGACGAAGCTATTTACAAAGGTCTTGTAGGTGGATACAGAATCCATGAGATTAAAAATAAGAGAGTTTTAGCCACTATAAAGGGAAGTGACAAAGAGGAGTTCTTCAGCCTGGCTAAAAGACTCATAGATCAAGGATGTACAATGATTGGAACTGGTGGAACTGCTGAATATCTAAATAATAATGGAGTTCCATGTGAGACGGTCAATAAAATAAATGAAGCATCTCCTAATATAATCGATAAATTAAAAACTCAACAAATAGATCTACTTATCAACACTCCAACAAAAGCAAATGATGCTCAAAGAGATGGATTCAAGATAAGAAGAACTGCTATAGAATACGGTGTAGAAGTGTTAACTTCATTGGATACACTAAATGCAGTATTAAATATCATGGAAAAGGATGTAAATACCAGAGACTTAGATATCTTTGATATCAGCCAAATATAATAGACTCTGCTGTAGGATATTCGGGAAAATATAATTTAATAAAAAATTTGAAAGAGGTTGTATAACGACCTCTTTCATAATATCTAATTTATGTTCATTTAGAGAAATCATTAAAAAAAAGGAAAGTAAGGAGGAAAATTTGAAGGAAATACTATCATTAAATAATTTAACAGTAACAGATATCTTAAGTATCTTAGATAAGGCAAGAGAATTGGAAAATGACCCTAAACCTTGTGAGTTGGAAAATAAAATTTTATCCACTGTGTTTTTTGAACCATCTACCCGGACTAAGTTATCTTTTATAAGTGCTATGTACAGATTAGGAGGAAAGGTCATAGAGTTAGATGGAGGAGGAAATAACTCCCTAAAAAAAGGGGAAACAATCTCCGATACCCTCACTATGATGGGCCTCTATACTGACATTATGGCAATCAGAAGTCCCTATGAGGGAACGGCTAAGAGAGCCAGTGAAATATTAGATATACCTGTAATAAATGCAGGTGATGGAGCCAACCAGCATCCTACCCAGACTTTACTCGATCTCTATACTATACAGAAGGAAAAAGGGAGATTAGATAATTTAGAAATTGCATTTGTAGGAGATCTTAAATATGGAAGAACTGTTCACTCACTAGCTAAGGCACTAGATAAATTCAGCGGGAATAAAATTTATTTTATAGCCCCTCCTGAGATGCAGATACCATCTTACATCTTAGATTCTCTTTCTTTAGAATATGAAGTTTTAGAAAACTATGAACCTATTATGAAGGATGTAGATATCCTGTATATGACTAGAATACAAGAGGAAAGATTTGATGATCCCAAAGATTTTAAAAAATGTGCCGGTAAATATCAAATAGATAAAGAAATTTTAAAAATATCCAAATCTGATTTAAAAATTCTTCATCCACTACCCAGAGTAGGTGAGATCCATACAGACCTAGATTCTACTCCAAATGCAGTTTATTTTTCCCAGGCTAAAAATGGTGTTTTTGTCAGGCAGTCTATCATGAGCTTACTCATGAAAGATCACACTAAACCTACATATAACGGGATAGACAAAAGCTGTAAAAATCCTAAATGTATCTCGCAGATAGAGGATTTAGGAGGAAAGTGGATAGACCTTAAAGGGAAAAAAGTCTGTTTTTATTGTGAAAAATAACTTCCGCATAAAAAAAGAGGTATAATTATACCTCTTTTCTTTATTTTACATATTTTCTTTCAGGAAATTTCTTTTTATATCTTTTATTTTCATACATGTTGATATCTGCTATATTAACATATTCATCTAAAGTTTTATCTTTCCAACATTCTACTGTTCCTACACTAATACTGTGTGTATATTTCTTTTGATATTTATTATCGTAACTTTCTAAATTTTCTTCAATTTCATTAAATAATAGATTTACTTCTAATAAGTTTAATCTGTTAAATCCCAGAATAAACTCATCTCCTCCAAATCTTAAAAAAATATCCTCTGATTTCAATTTATTTTTTATAATTTTTACAACATTTTTAATTAATTTGTCTCCCTCTTCATGGGAATACCTGTCATTTACATATTTTAAATCATTTATATCTATAAAAGCTATTGTAAAAATTTCATTATTACTTTGAGCTTTTTTAAAATTTTTTTCTAATTTTTCTAATCCCGTGTGCCTATTTAAGATTCCAGTCATCACATCATAGGTGGCTAAGTTATATAGTTTTGCCTTCATAATCTCAAGGTCTTCCAATAAATTGTTTATATTTTCTCCCAAGTTTCCAATTTCATCTCTGCCATTGATCTTAAGACGTTTCCCCAAATCTTGACATTCTATAATTTCTCTTACAGACTGATCCATCTTTCTTAATCTTCTCACTATAATATATTCCATAAAGATATAAATCGCAGATATCAAGATTAGAAAATTAACAAATAGTACAATCACATATTTTTTTATATTCTTTTTTCCTAGAATTAATATATCAGCATCTCTTTGATTATCAAAAATAACGCTTTTCCCTGAGAGATCTGGAATATATAGTTTATTATATATTTTATTTCTGCCTATATTAATCTTATATGGGATTTCTAATTTTTCAGAGATCCCAGCCATACTAAGTTGAATTCCTAATTTTTCAGAAATAGCTGTAACTTTATTTTTATTCAGAAAATAACCCATTATTAAATTACCATTTGATCTTTTGATCTTTTGGCTATCAGTTATCTTCAAATTAGAAAAAACAATAATCTCTTCCCTTTCTCCAATTAACATTCCAGTTTCCTCTTTATAATTAGATATTTTTTTTGTTATCCGATCAATTTTTTTTGCAGATATTTCATTACCTGACAAATCATCATAACCCTGTTGATATAAAATTTCTCCATTATCACCTAAAAAAATAATAAAATTTAAATTTAAATCTGATAATATCCCATGTTGTACTCCAGAATTCAGATTACTTTCTATAAAATTCCCCCTTGCTTTCTCATTTCCCTCTACAAATTCATAGGTATCATCCCATTTACTCCAGTCAATGTTGAGTTTTTCTAAATCTTTATATATCCCTTGAAACTCATGATCTATAAGATGATATATAGATTGTGATCTAATTATTTCTAAATTTTTATAATCTGTATCAATTGATTTTTTTAAATAAATAAACATAAATATAAAAACTATTACACTTGAAATGCTCACAACCGTTAAACTCTTTATTCTCAGCATATATTCTCCCCTACAGCAATTTAATTATACTTACAGTATACTTGTAAATTAATTTAAATTACAAGTATAATTATCATATTTATTAAAAAAAGCAGGAAAAGAATCCTATTTTCTTAAATTTATACTTTTATTTTTGAAATTTTTTCATGTATATAGGAAGATACTCTATTATATCCCTTGCTGTAACACAAAATCTTTCCTGAAATAATTCATCTCCTATATAACCATGGATATAAGCCCCCATATAAGCAGCTTCTAACAGATCATAGCCCTGTGCTATTAAAGAGGCAATTATTCCAGTAAGAGAATCCCCCATACCTCCATTTGCCATGGCAGGGTTTCCACTTGTATTTATGTATGTTTTCTTCCCATCGGTAATGAGAGTCCTGTGTCCTTTCAAAACTAAAACTATATTGTGAAATGTGGCAAATTCTTTAGCTATATTTAACCTATCTTTTTTTATCTCTTCTATATCTAACCCTGTGAGTCTTGAAAATTCTCCTAGATGAGGAGTTAAAATCACTTTTCTCCCTCTCAATAATTTCATATTTTTATTCAATACATTTATTCCATCTGCATCTATGACCAAGGGACATGTGGAATTAACTAAAGTAGACTTTAAAATATTTAAAGTTTTCTCCATTCCCATTCCCGGTCCTAAAGCTACTACAGTAGCAGTTTTTAATAATTTTCTTAACTTTACCTCATTTGAGAACGTACAGCTCATAGCCTCTAAAAGATTGGATACCACCATACTTTCTATATCATCTTCTACACAAAGAGTTACCAACCCTGCCCCAGATCTCACTGCTGAATTAGCTGTAATTACAGGTGCTCCTGTAAATCCACGGCTTCCTCCTATGACTATTACGTGACCATAATTTCCCTTATATCCTTGAAGATCTCGTTTTTTCAAAACTATGTCTTTTATTTCTAAGTTTTTTTCCATAATTCCTCCCTGTATAAAATTAGAATTATTAAAACTATTATTTCCAACTTATATATTCTTTTACAGTTAAATTAATTATTTCCTAGACAAAAAAAATAAAGAAGCCCAAAGGCTCCCCTATTAAAAAATTCTTTAAAATATTTACTCCTTTATTTTTAATCTTTTATCCTTACTCCGGAAGCACTGAGGACAGTTCCTATTATAGGTATTGAATATACGTATTTAATCTCTACTTCATCTGTAAACTCCAATCCATCATAGATATATACACTTAAACCATCTACATCATATTTTGTAAATCCATTTTCATTTTCCATCTTTTCCACTGCTTCAACCTGAAGTGTCTTCGTTCCAGCACATCAGCCACTTTTGGCAACGTGGAGGGAAATTTTTATAATATTAAGATTTTTTTTAGTCATATATTTTTTTAATTTTTCGTGAATTAATATCATTATCTGACCTCCATTTATTTTAATAGTACTATATTTAAAAGTTTTTAGTAATTTTGTTTTTAAAAAATATTTATATTGATACATTATCGGACTTAATTTGTTGTTTAATTAAAGATCGTATCAATTAAAGATTAAATTCTAAAAATTAATACGATCTCTATTAAGGGGTAATTTTAAAATACTACTTTTAATATATCTTCGAAATAATCAGCATAGTGCACTGTAATTCCTTCTTTTATGTAATCAGGTAATCTCTCGAAATCAGTTTTATTATCTTTTGGAAATAATAGAGTATCTACTCCTACCCTCCTTGCAGCTATTGTTTTTTCCCTTACTCCTCCAATAGGTAATACTT includes these proteins:
- the pyrB gene encoding aspartate carbamoyltransferase, whose product is MKEILSLNNLTVTDILSILDKARELENDPKPCELENKILSTVFFEPSTRTKLSFISAMYRLGGKVIELDGGGNNSLKKGETISDTLTMMGLYTDIMAIRSPYEGTAKRASEILDIPVINAGDGANQHPTQTLLDLYTIQKEKGRLDNLEIAFVGDLKYGRTVHSLAKALDKFSGNKIYFIAPPEMQIPSYILDSLSLEYEVLENYEPIMKDVDILYMTRIQEERFDDPKDFKKCAGKYQIDKEILKISKSDLKILHPLPRVGEIHTDLDSTPNAVYFSQAKNGVFVRQSIMSLLMKDHTKPTYNGIDKSCKNPKCISQIEDLGGKWIDLKGKKVCFYCEK
- a CDS encoding diguanylate cyclase; protein product: MLRIKSLTVVSISSVIVFIFMFIYLKKSIDTDYKNLEIIRSQSIYHLIDHEFQGIYKDLEKLNIDWSKWDDTYEFVEGNEKARGNFIESNLNSGVQHGILSDLNLNFIIFLGDNGEILYQQGYDDLSGNEISAKKIDRITKKISNYKEETGMLIGEREEIIVFSNLKITDSQKIKRSNGNLIMGYFLNKNKVTAISEKLGIQLSMAGISEKLEIPYKINIGRNKIYNKLYIPDLSGKSVIFDNQRDADILILGKKNIKKYVIVLFVNFLILISAIYIFMEYIIVRRLRKMDQSVREIIECQDLGKRLKINGRDEIGNLGENINNLLEDLEIMKAKLYNLATYDVMTGILNRHTGLEKLEKNFKKAQSNNEIFTIAFIDINDLKYVNDRYSHEEGDKLIKNVVKIIKNKLKSEDIFLRFGGDEFILGFNRLNLLEVNLLFNEIEENLESYDNKYQKKYTHSISVGTVECWKDKTLDEYVNIADINMYENKRYKKKFPERKYVK
- the carB gene encoding carbamoyl-phosphate synthase large subunit — protein: MLDKNIKKTLVIGSGPIVIGQAAEFDYSGTQACEALKEEGIEVVLINSNPATIMTDKSVADRIYIEPITLEFVTKVIIKEKPDSILVGMGGQTALNMAVELEDSGILAEHNIKVLGTTIDSIKRGEDRDLFRDAMNKIGEPTIESMIVENLEDGLEFAAKIGYPLIVRPAYTLGGTGGGMANNPQELEDILLKGLVLSRVGQVLVEKSILGWKEVEYEVMRDINGNRITVCNMENIDPVGIHTGDSIVVAPSQTLSDKEYQMLRTSALNIIDEIGIVGGCNVQFALNPDSFEYAIIEINPRVSRSSALASKATGYPIARVAAKLSLGYTLDEVKNEVTGKTYACFEPALDYIVVKIPKWPFDKFEKADRKLGTKMMATGEIMAIGNNFESAFLKGVRSLEIGQYGLEHKASTIRSMQELKKRVVSPDDERIFDLAEMLRRGYTKTMLQKITGMDPFFMEKLQWIVNQEEILKKTKLSDLTPKNLRNWKKKGFSDRAMAKFMGISEDDIVAKRKELNVMPVYKMVDTCAGEFEASSSYYYSTYDMHDEVEISDRRKVIVIGSGPIRIGQGIEFDYCTVHTVKALQNLDIETIIINNNPETVSTDFSTADKLYFEPLVLEDVMNIIEKENPEGVILQFGGQTAIKLANDLADLGINIIGTSAEMIDAAEDRERFEAILEKLDINRPKGRAVWNTEDGIAEAEKVKYPVLVRPSYVLGGQGMEICYLEENLKGYLEASFIRDPKNPVLVDKYLNGVEIEVDAICDGENVLIPGIMEHLERAGIHSGDSITVYPQQNLYEGTEEEILEITKKLAKELNIVGMMNIQFIAYENKLYIIEVNPRSSRTVPYISKVAGVPMIELATKVMLGQKLADLPYGTGIYKKPDLVAVKVPVFSTEKLGGVEVSLGPEMKSTGEVLGIGNNMDEAIYKGLVGGYRIHEIKNKRVLATIKGSDKEEFFSLAKRLIDQGCTMIGTGGTAEYLNNNGVPCETVNKINEASPNIIDKLKTQQIDLLINTPTKANDAQRDGFKIRRTAIEYGVEVLTSLDTLNAVLNIMEKDVNTRDLDIFDISQI
- a CDS encoding NAD(P)H-hydrate dehydratase; translated protein: MEKNLEIKDIVLKKRDLQGYKGNYGHVIVIGGSRGFTGAPVITANSAVRSGAGLVTLCVEDDIESMVVSNLLEAMSCTFSNEVKLRKLLKTATVVALGPGMGMEKTLNILKSTLVNSTCPLVIDADGINVLNKNMKLLRGRKVILTPHLGEFSRLTGLDIEEIKKDRLNIAKEFATFHNIVLVLKGHRTLITDGKKTYINTSGNPAMANGGMGDSLTGIIASLIAQGYDLLEAAYMGAYIHGYIGDELFQERFCVTARDIIEYLPIYMKKFQK